From Cydia fagiglandana chromosome 6, ilCydFagi1.1, whole genome shotgun sequence, the proteins below share one genomic window:
- the LOC134664994 gene encoding 23 kDa integral membrane protein-like, with translation MEGCGSRCIKYLLIVFNGLFMIFGIVIIATACVDMGMIQGFADMQTGHETDAVLIAVGVLIIIVAAFGCFGAWKESPKLLYIFVGLLIIIILLELSVGIAAAALRPQIEESMKANLRKSFINNKSLREEDNDYRAFWDRIQSNLQCCGITGPNDYRANDRGQAAINPTYSCCPPDYSDKSAEIKRSECLNAGSYYEQGCEDKVLSAIHSAGMSVIVCGLLFCFLEVAGIVLALWLAHAIKTEGKSRDTA, from the exons ATCTTCGGCATCGTCATAATAGCGACAGCATGCGTGGACATGGGGATGATCCAGGGCTTCGCCGACATGCAAACCGGACACGAGACGGACGCCGTACTTATAGCCGTCGGCGTCCTTATCATCATAGTGGCTGCGTTTGGGTGCTTCGGCGCGTGGAAGGAGAGCCCTAAGCTTCTGTATATT TTCGTCGGTTTgctgatcatcatcatcctcctgGAGCTGTCCGTGGGCatcgcggcggcggcgctccGCCCCCAGATCGAAGAGTCCATGAAGGCTAACCTGCGGAAGTCCTTCATCAACAACAAGTCGCTTCGCGAGGAGGACAACGATTATCGTGCTTTCTGGGACCGCATTCAGTCTAAC CTCCAATGCTGCGGCATCACCGGCCCCAACGACTACCGCGCCAACGACCGCGGCCAGGCCGCCATCAACCCCACCTACAGCTGCTGTCCCCCCGACTACTCCGACAAGTCCGCCGAGATCAAGCGCTCCGAGTGCCTCAACGCGGGATCGTATTACGAGCAGGGGTGTGAGGACAAGGTGCTCAGTGCGATCCATAGTGCGGGAATGAGTGTTATCGTCTGCGGGTTACTCTTCTGCTTTTTGGAG gTTGCTGGTATCGTTCTCGCCCTTTGGTTGGCACACGCTATTAAAACTGAAGGGAAGAGCCGAGACACTGcttaa